The Ochotona princeps isolate mOchPri1 chromosome 17, mOchPri1.hap1, whole genome shotgun sequence genome segment CGGGGCCTGCTCCTTTATCGAGCCCCAGAGTCTGACGGGTGGGGGCAGGGTACATGTGCCAGATTTTGGCCAAGCTCCAGGATCTAACTTCCTGATGCCTGTACAACATGGCTGCTGAAACCAAGACCAGGTGCCAGTCTAGGTCTCCTCAGCTGTAGCAGGTGCCCACAGGGCAGGGCAACCTGCTGCATTCCCTAACCCAGGGCCTGAGCCAGAGCAGCACTTCCTCCCAAAGCCAGACTGCAAGGGAGAGGGGTGGAGGCGGGGCAGGCCAGCCAAGCTCTTcctgcccacctccaccccaccctcctgaGATCAGGAGTTTCTCAGCTTGGGCTTCCTTTACTGCTGAGACCGGAGAGACCCGCTTTCAATACCTCCTACTGGAAGGACTCATGCCCCAGGCTGCGTACCCACCTGTACGCAGGGGGTGGGACTCCAGCTCAGTCATTGCCTGGGATCTGCCACCTGCCAAAGGCAGGCCTCCCTCCACTCCTGGAGCAGGTAGCTTTGGCCCTGCTTCTCCCGTTCCCCTCGTGCAGGCCTGGGCGCAAAACCCCGAGGCTCAGGCATAtagtgacagcagcagcagcagcgtgggAAGGCAGGCGAGGCAGGGAGACGTCAGATCACTCTGTTCACGTCCATGTCTGCTTGCAccaggtgtgtggcagggaggggagctggggttaAGCTACACAGGCGACAGCTCCCCGGAGCATCCTGTCACTCCATCAGGTGCTAGTGCAGCGGGGTCACCCCCTGCCCTGTGTCCAGCTGCCCGGctggcccctctcctcccctggctCAGAGTCTCTGCACCCCCTACCCCTGGGAGGCCTGGGGGTGGGCATGGATGGggagggcctgggcctggctggaaTGTATGGAGCTGGTGGGTGGGAGAGTAGAGAGCAGGTCACTTCCCTGCCCCGACTGGGGGCCTCTGAGCAGCCTCACTCTCAGGCCAGCTTGAGCGTGCTGACCGGGAAGGAGGGCATGGTGACCATGGTCACTGGGTTCAGCACTGTTTGGCCCACCAGCTGGGGGTGATGCACCACCTGGGCCCCCACGGCTGGCTTTGCCATGACAGTGGCCGGGGGCCCTAGCCCAGCTGTGCCATTCACTTGCTGGTGCGAGAGGGTATGGGCGATGTGGCTCACGGCCACGGGCTGGCTCACAGCCACGGGCTGTGGGTACAAGGGCAGCTGGGAGCCGAGGTGAGCCACATGGTTGAGGGTGGCAGGGTGCACGGTGATGTGGCCGATGGGAGGCGTGGCGGGGGCCAGCTgcacagcagggctgggggccGAGGGCGCGATGTGGGCGATGTGCTTGCCGCCTGGCCCCTGTAGCACATGGTTCACAGTCTGGATGACTGAGGCATGAGTGGTGGCCGTGTGGGCGATGACTGTGGGGCCACCCCCGGCTGTGGCCACGAGGTGGGCTGGAGCTGGCACCAGCGTCTGGGCCGGGGCAGGGGCGGCTGGCGGCGGAGGAGGCGCAGGGAGAGGGGTCTTCTGCTGTGCTGGgggtggcggctgctgctgcggTGGCTGCACAGGGAGGTGGGCAGGAGACAGGGCCACAGGGTGGGGGTGCGGCGGCAGAGGCGCAGGGGCAGTGCTGGGGGGCGGCAGGGTGGACTTCAGCAGCTCTGGCTGAGGACGATGGCTCAGCTTAGGTTGGCCCAGGCCCGCCCGGTCCTCCTCCATGTCCTCGTCTATGTTGTCCTCACCCTCTGCAGGGGAACACAGGGCAGACAGCAGGTCAGAGGCCAGTGGCTGCAGGCTCTAAAggccagggtggggtgggtgggtggtggtggtctGGGTCCGGTTTGGGGCTGGGGCGTGGGGTGTCCTAGCTGTCAGGTGAGAACCTGGTGGCTGGACTGTGGGGCGCAAGGGACACCGGCTCACCGGAGGCCGTGGAAGTGGAGGCCTGGTCGTCCTCGGGCTGGCCCGTCTGCCGGAGCACTCGGTCGATCTCCAGCacgtccatccactggctcagctCGTGCTTGAGCTCCGCCAGCCGCTGCTGTGTGGCGATCTTCTCCCGCGCCAGCCGCTCCATCTCATGTTCATATTCCTTCTCCTTCCGCTTCAGGGACTGTGGGGCAGGGCGGGGCACAATGGCACACCCTGAGTGTGGCAGCAGCCACGTGGCCCAGCGTGCCACTGAACCCCTCTCCACACCACCTCAGCTGGCCCATGGGGACCATGGTGGCCACCAGCACTGGCGACAGCAGATTCAAAGTGCAGACCCAGGTCAGCCTCAGccccaggaggacaggaggaggccccctccctactccccaccccactgccaAGGTCCTCGTGCCCCATGTCCTTCCTTCCAGCCCCTCCAGGCCCTGGGTCATGGTCATGTGCGAGGCCTCCACCACCATTCACAGTGTTCTACCTCTCACCAGGCCACAAGCCACCCTCCTTagaacacactcccttccttctctccctatcTTGCTCACTGGTACCCTTGGTCAGTTGACCTGCCACACTCTGTGAGCCCCTCTGGGTGCCATCCCCACACACTGCCTCTATCCCTGACCAGCAGAGCAGGTGCGCTTGTCCCCCAGCCTCCTAGTTACTGCCCCGAGTGCCAACTGGCCTCCCATCTCTCCTCATGGCCCTGCCTGCAGCCCACCGGGAGTCCCTCAGTGCCGCACTTCTATACCTGTTCCTAGGCTGTAAGGACATCAAGAAATGGTTCCTGGCATGCTGACAGCTTAGTGCCCTCATGAGGCCACTGTCCTTCCTCCAGGCCTTCCAGGAGGGCCCTGTTCTGTGGCACTGACGCCATCAGGTGGCCGAGAACATCAGGAGGGTGCTCCCTCACCCATGCTGCCTCCAGGCCCCGGCCCCAGCTGCAGGCACCGCTCCCCCGTGAGCTGGTCCCCAAATGCCCTCGCCATGAGGATCAGCAGCAGTGCCCAAGAGCCGGCCCGCACCCCTCCTTCAGTTTTCTCTCACACAATCTTCTCGTCTTCAGGCTCTCTGGACTCTGCACTCGGCTCCTGCAGGCAGCCACTCCTGGGTCAGGCTGGCCAGTGACTGTACCGCCCAGGGCAGAGGCTCCTGCCCTCACTGCCTGCCCAGTCCCCAACAggcacagccaggagcagagccccccagctgccctcccagcGCCCCCTGAGTCCAACCTCCTTCCTGTCCCCCAGTTAAGTCCTCACCAGTACCACCTCTGCCCTCACATgctttgttaaaataaaaatttatgctttttaatttatttgaaaggtatcttctgttgattcactcccccaaatcccACAGTGCTAGATCTGGCCCCAGCTGAgtgaggaagctgggtgggaagccaggagttcaggggACACTTTGACTGTTGTGTCACATACTCCCCCCGAAACCCCCTTTTCCCACCAACAGACTACGCAATGATACTCCGTCTGGTATTGACCACAGGACTGCTGCGCTGGGTCTGGGGTATTCAGACTTCCTCCCCACCACATCCCAGCAACATGCCCCATGTGATCTGCAAGTGGGACCGAGGACCGCAGTCCAGAAGGTTCTGGCCCTCACCCCTGGCCCcgcccagggcagggagcagagcaAGTTCCTTCTGGCCTGTGCCACAGCTCCTCTGCCTCACAGGGAGTACATGGCACCGGATTCCCCTCCCCTCACTACTCCCTGGGGCAGTTCTGCTGCCTTCTGGCAAAGCTCTGAACCCCAGAACCCCTATTCACTGGCCTGCATAGCCTTGCTGCCACAGGCTAGGCATCACACAGGCACCCTGGGTCATCCAGTTTCTccccttctcacacacacacacactctccccctcaccctgccctgcctggaaTGGGGCAGGGCTGCCTCTTATGAAGCCAGCTGCTGGATCTGAAAGCGCCATCTGACATTACCCACTAGCCAGCAGGTAAACCATGTGGCCGAGAGTGTGTGTACCACAGACCAAAACCTTGTCGTGCACTTTTAGAAGCCCCTCCGTTACTTCACTTGATTTCACTTTTAAACCCATTTCCGCTTTtccaatcaccttgatgcaccgTTTGCCACCTGCCTTCTCCCTTTCCTGGCTGTCTTTGTAAACTTTCCCCACAGCTATCTTCAAACGCTCTACCCTGTCCAAAGCATCCTGAAGTCTGGCtgggagctgctgcctcccacagcttCTCGGACAGGAAATGGGAGCCCTGGGCCCACACGGCACACTCCTGTCCCTCCAGGACCCGTCATCCTGCCTCTCCAGCTGCAGGCATGGCCCTGTGCTGGGCCCCCGCCCTCCTCGGCTCTGCCGGCTTCAGCAGCTCTCAGCAGCTGCTACCCCAACTCCCCAGGCCAGGCCTTGCCATCCTGACCCCAATTCTGTTGCCATGGCACGGAACCCTTTAGGTCTACAACTGGCTACAAAACCAAACCCATGGGGATGGAGACCCACATTTTCTTTGCTCCCCACCAATTCCTTGGCAGATGCAGGACCTGGCTAGAGAGAAGCTGAACTCTTGTGGGTCTCCTCTGCCTCTGattgcaatgccagcaccagGGCCTGCCTTCCTACAGAAAGCCACCTCACTTCTCCTCTGCGCAGTCCAGTTCCCACGGAGCTGCCTTTTGTCTCAGTAATTCCTACTAATGTCTGGAGTGTTGAGAGTTATTTATTTGCACAGGCAATCTCAATGCGCCCTAATACCCCCATCAACCTACAGCATCAACCTACAGCAAGCCATAGATGCATAAACACTAGCACAGCACTTGGGCAGAGATTTGCTAAGAGGCGGTATTGCAAAAGCATCAGTAAACATCCAAGACCaagttctgcaaaaaaaaaaaaagcaggaacaaGCCATGCAACCTCTCCGCGCAGCAGGCTCTGAGCAGGCCGGAGCCCCGCCCCCTGCGCCgaggccaggccccgcccctcgcgGAGCACGCGCGCACCCACGCGGACCGGCTTTGCTGCGTCACTGCCCGCCCGCCGCGCGCCCCGGGGCCCCGCCCCCACAGCCCGGCCTAGCCAATCCGCGGTCTCGGCCCCGCCCCTGCCGCCCCGCCGGGAAGCCGGCCTGGAGGCGGGCGGAAGGGCGCGCGTCCGCGGGCGGTAGGGGGGGCGCCGGGGCGGCTCCGGTTACCTCAGGGCCGTGACCCCGCCGGGCGGCGGCGGCAGAGTTGGGGGCGAGGGGTGGTGCTCGTCGCCGCTCCTCCCGCGGGGGCTGTGACGCCCCGCAGCGCCCCGACAGGGAGACCCCGAGGCTCCTCCCGCCCGCGCCCCACACGGCAGGGAGCCCCAAGTCCCTCCCATTCCCCCAACGGCTGCCGCCCGCCCCATCCCCCACAGCCCGGCTCGCGGAACCTCAGCTGGTTTCCAGGGAAACCGAAACTCCGGCCGCCATGGCAACTGCCTTATCTGGCAGaagccccccccaccccgccccaataCTGCAGAAGGAGCCATAGCACAAAGGGAGGGGACACAAGCAGAGCAGGGCCccttggaaaaaaaacaaagagaccGTTTTCCGAggccaggagggaggcaggcgTCATTTTGAAAGCCTCGGGGACCCCCCTCCCTCGCCGCGAGCTATTTGTCACCCCCTCAGACGGCCGCATTCCAACCCCAGGTCTAACGCGCGCACCCCGAAGGGTGTTAACCCTTCAGGAGTCAAAGCGGAGTGGGAGAACAGAGGCCACGCACTGGAGATCCCTTCCAGCCCAATGAGCGACACATATCCACACTGAACCCGGTTCCCGCCCGGGTACTGCGGGTGAGGCGCCGGCCGCTTTCCACGCACgctgctcccctccccatctGGCGACAAACGCGCACAGAGCGGGGCGGGGACCAGTACCCCGAGCGCGCGCCCCAACCCGGGTCGTACCCCGAGCGGGACGCAGGGCGCGCGCCCAGGCCCCGGGGACGCCGAGGCGGCCAAGGCGcgcagggcgggggaggggaggggagcgccGTCGNNNNNNNNNNNNNNNNNNNNNNNNNNNNNNNNNNNNNNNNNNNNNNNNNNNNNNNNNNNNNNNNNNNNNNNNNNNNNNNNNNNNNNNNNNNNNNNNNNNNNNNNNNNNNNNNNNNNNNNNNNNNNNNNNNNNNNNNNNNNNNNNNNNNNNNNNNNNNNNNNNNNNNNNNNNNNNNNNNNNNNNNNNNNNNNNNNNNNNNNGAGCCCCGCCCGCGGGGCCGGCGCGCGCACACGTGGCCCGGGCGCGGGTGGGCGGGGGCCGGGCGGCCGTGCGCGCCGCCTTTCCGCCTTCCCGCTCGGCTCCGCCCCGGGTGGGAGCGGGGCGGCccggggctgcggggctgcgggTGCGCCCCGGGATCCGCGCGGCTGCCGGGGAAGCCTAGCGCAGCTCGGGAAAGGGAAGCCCGGGGCTGGAAGGGCCTGGCGCGAGGCCCGGCTCCCCGACCCGCGCGGCCTCCCCGCCCCGGGGCGGAGCTGCGCCCGGAACCCGCCCAAGCGCCGGCGGACGCTCGGAGCGGAGCCGCCGTCCAGCTCCGCGTTTTCTCTCCGTTCCTCCCCCCGCAGTGCGTTCGCATCCTATTAGGAGACGTCATCGGGCCGTAGGCCAATGGGCGGGCAGAACAACACGGCATGGAGCAGCTCCACATGGACACCCCGCGCCGCCAGCCTCCTGTTTAAAGGGCCAGTGTCTGCAGGGGCGCAGCCGCGGGTGCAGACGGGGCCACCGGGGGAACGTTTGGGTAGTACGCCGATCGGGGATCCCCGCCgtcctgccctggcctgcccttTTACTTCTCGCCACCCTTCCAGGAAAAGTCaagtctttctctttccttttcctaccCCCGCGTGTCTTTGTCCACGCGCGCCTGACAGGGACGGAAACTGGAGCAGGGCCACCCCAGGGGCCACCCTGCGTTCTGGGGGCGAGGGCGGGCACGGCCAAGCGTCCGCAGCTGGGGCCGAGGGGGGCGTGGCCCAGATCGGGAACAACAACGTGGAGGGCGGAAACCCGGCCCCTCCAGGGCCACCGAGGCCGCGGGCGGGGCGCGAGAGCCGGGCTGGCGGGGCGCTGCCCACCGGGACGGGGACCCGGGCTGGCGCGCTCGCCCGCCGCCTTCCGATGTCCCTAGCGCAGCGGGCAAGTTCGCCCAGATCCTCTCAGAGACCAGGATCCTGGGGCCCAGAGCCGGGAAGAGGACTTGTCTAAGGTCATCTGCCCTTGTGCTTGTCTAGCGGGGTTACACTGAGCCCTGGGGCGCATTTAGGAAGGACACACCTGGCCAGCCAGAGGCACCGTGGCACGCCCTGGCGGGTATCTCTGGTGCAGGGGGCGGGGTCAGGACCCCTCCAAGTGCAGCAGTGCGTGACCCTCACCAGCACACGACGAAAAAACAAAGCCTACCAGCGGGGAGCAGGTCACCCCGGGGGGTACCTCGCAGCCCGTCCCAGTCTGGCCGACTTGCTGGAGCAGAGAGCTGCCATAGGCTTGCCCAGGGCAAGGGTGGCTGGCCCGGGCTCTGTTCCCCGGAGGGTTTCACAGCACATCCTGAGGTGAAACCCTGGAAATCAGGGATGTGGTGAAGGTGAGTGTGATCCTGGCGGCCCCAATGCCAAAGTGCCGTGGCCTGGGCTTCGgatgaggcaggagcagagcagggcagTGTTTGGTTGTGGGATGAGCTCTCCGGTCCTGAGAGAGTGACACCTATGTTGGCCTGTTAgggctctgccacctgctgcaggtgttcagggcctggcccaccctgggtGATCACAGAAACAGGAAATCCTGAGGTACTAAGTAGGCTGGGTGTGGGGGCTAGGGAGCTTAGGTGACCCTTGTGCCGGCCAGCCTGGGGTCAGCCCTGTGGGGGGGCACTGAGTGGACACAAACGTCCTCCTCAGGTGGTCATGCCCTGTGCAGCTCTGGGGATGGAGGAGGTTTCTTCTAACTCTCCTTGTTGGGACCCACACTAAGCAGACGCCTCTTCCTGAAGACAGCTTTTCCTGGGGGGGGGGCGTGGGAGCAGGAGATCAAAGTGGGGCGAGCACAGGTttggctgctggctgcctccccacccccggcccccagTACCCCATCTGCTCCGGAGCTTAGAGGAGATGCTTGCTATTTAAAACAAACAgccctcctggcttcacatgaTCGTGTTTATTTGGGTCACATGGGGACAGCAACCAGGGGATGCTAGGCAGAAGCTAAGGCTGAGAGAGGAGGCGTCTCGGGCCATCACTGCCTGCGGGAGCCTGAAAGGGGCCACGCACAATTCCTCAGCCACTGAGGTTTGCAAGCAAGAGCCGGGGTTCCCTGGGTGGGGTGACTAGGAGGGCTAAGCTTATCACtgtagctccagcttcctgttccagGGAAGAagctggccactgcagtcacttgagggAGAGAGCACAGTTGTTTTGGATGCTTTGGCAGCAAGCTCGGCTGCTTTGGAGTTTCCCCAAAGGTCAGGCATCTGCGGGAAATGCTTCCCGAATCTTCCCGTGGCTTCTCGGCGCTCAGGACTTGTGGGACAGAATACATGTGCGGTCCCCCACCACAGGACGCTTCCTCCCAGGACTTGCACTTTGTCATTCTCGAGTCCTGAGCATGCCAACACTGCATTCAAACCCCTCTCTGTCCCTTTAGTGTTTAATAGGCCGAACCAGAGACACTGCCTTAGACAGACTGGCTTCCTGGCCTCCACTGCTCACTCCAACACAGCGTCAGATCTGCAATTCCAAGGGCTACAAGTAAACAgtttcccagcttcccatccaaacGTGAGCTGGGGAGAGATGGGAAGCCCAAAATGCACACACTCCTGTGAGGTCCAGGAATCGTGCCAGACTCTAGGACCAACTTCACAGACCCTGAAAGTGACTGCAGGGGAGCCCTAGCAAAGCAAGAGCGACAGGTCCAAGTCACTCAGCCGCAGGGGCAGAAGGTACCCACACAGGGGCGCGCCAGGCATTTAGCtgataaatattttatgtgtGCCCACTCCAGCCACAGCCAAGAGGCCTCTGCGGCAGGTTACAGAGCAGAAAGCCCCACAGCCACACCTGGAAGGGGTGAGTTTGACTCTTTCCCGCCAGGCTAGGGTGACTACATAGGAAGTTCCAGGGATCCTGCACGCTCCTCTACTTCAGAACATCAGGCAAGTAAActtctgtaataataataaaaagaagttgaGTGGATGTAAGGCTGACTGGCCGATGAACCTGATTCCCCTGATAAGCCcagcgtggatgaggcgcaggaCTTTGAAGCATCGCTGGGAGGGTACAGAGCAGCCGCTCCCTGCAGCTCCAAGCTGCCTGAAGCCTTTCCCCTTCCCCAGGTGAGTCAGTCCTTGGAGGACCTGCTGGAACTCCCAGAACAGGTACAATCCAGTTCCACTCCCCAGTCATGCCCGGTCCCTCTTCCTTGTTGACGTCACCTAGTGTTATCTCAGTGACCTCCTTGCCAGTGTCTGTAAGACCTTCTGGGTCATCTGGCCTGGGGTCCAAAATGTTTGAAAGCCCCTGGAAATGGGTGAAGAACAGGAATGCTCTTGAACCCCACTTAGATGCACAGTACGGAGCCCGGGGATGAGGGGgaacccactgtgctgcaggCAGCCCTGGAGCAGGGCACTGCTAGCTGCGCCTGGTGGGAGCTGCCCCTCACTGCAGCCGGTGCTGACCTCGAAAAGCGACTGGGGCAAGGCGGCAGATTTTATCCGGTGGCCATGGGTGTGGATGCTGAGTAACAAGGGAAGAAACGCAGATcacaaggaagaagggaggagccGTGCACCCTGAGCTTTGCTGGGAAATCAAGCCCGGAAGCCAGAGGGGCAGGGGCTAGGGTGCCAGCGGGTCGCACAGGTGGGTGGAAGaagcacggggggggggggaggtagcATGGGGGGTAAGGgttgggaaggagggaggctgaGACTTCTGGGGAGTTGAGTGAGCAGGATCAAGGCTGTAGCGGCGTGCAGGAGTGAATTGGGAGAGGGCGGAGTTTCCCTGTGTGAGTCAGGAGCCAGctggctcccacatggctgcGGACTGTcagagacagggaaggccccTCCCAGGGCAGCCGGGCAGCAGTGTGACCAGCGCCCAGCCCTTAAGTTCATGCTGGATTCAAGGGTGCAAGATTAAGACTCCAAATTTGGAGAGCTGGGCTGCCAATGCTGGTTGATTCTGGGACAGGTGTCTGAGCCTCAGCCACACCGCAGTAGGCCTGTGCTCCTTGTCCACTTCCAGGCAGGGGACCCCTTTGGCCTCCTCACCCAGACCTGCTCTGGTCCCTGTCCCCTCAGGGAGAGACCATAGCTGGGACTGCTACAGCTTCCGGTCACCTCTCTAAAGAGCTGCCCTGTGGTCATCTCAACCCAGAACTTGCCCCACACACCTATAGTGATTAAGCGCTGATTGTAAAACTCTTGTAAGCCAGGAACAGCTCGCCAAGGAGCGCCAGCACATGGGCACCCACTCTCCTATCTGGGTGCTGAAGTGTTTGCTATCCAGAGGCAAACACGGAACCCCTGAAGGAACAGTGGGGCAGGCAGAATGGATGCACAAACCAAGCAACAGCATCATAAGACAAACAGGAAAAAGGCAGTCCGGGCAAACTGTGCCTTGCAAGGCGGTGCTAGACGACAtgagttttccatccactgagcaCAGAGCATGTAAAATACTAAATACGACAAATGTAAGCATCATACAAGATGTCTGACCTCGCTGATGGCATAACCGTTTACACCACGACATAGTCCCTTGCCTACCAAGTGGCAAAGAACTGCTGGAAAAGTGGCCTCGCGGGGCTAGTGAGGGTGAACCCAGGTGCCCAGGGGAAGGGATCCTAACACCAGGTACTTGGGCACCTAACGCCTGGCCTGCAGGGAGTTAGACCCTGTGCTTTGGGACTGCTCCTGGACACCCACCCTAACACAAGGGAAATTTACCACGGACCCGTGGGCAGCTGGGATGAGCCACGGCCCCTAGGAACAGGTGCCTAAGCGTCCCTTCCTGAGGACAGCAGGGAAGTGGTCCAGGCAGCAGCCCGGGGCAGCGTGCCAGCTGCGCGTTCATGTGCTCCTAAGTTTCCAAGCTCACACTGTTAGCTCACAGTCACCCAAAGTTATCGCAAATACTGCCAAAGGAAGACGATGATCAAACAGCAGTGCATAACATGATCCCATGTTTACTGTTAAGAAAAATACTTAGATGACATACAAATACTTAGATGACAAATCACCTCACTTGAGTCCTggcactgtaatttttttttttcaatgcaacATTTTCTAAATAGTTAATAATGAAACGTAGCACTGTCACAAAGTGGAATTCCAGGGATGAGAGgccagcctgggcctggtggGCAAGGTCCTCACCCCACTGGGGTCACACAGGGCCCAAACTCCACTGACCTGGCCTGTGTGCGAGTAGCtgcttctctcctttcccttcctctccaaaGTAGGCTTATCatctccctgcacccccacaAAAGAAGCGGAAGCTCCCCAAAGTCTTGAGTCTCTTTCTGCAGTCCAGGTGAGCCATGAGGAGCCACAGGAAAGAGTGCACGCCCACCCCACCAAGGAGAGGACACTAGGGTAGAGCGAACGGGATTCGGCGATGACTATGGACCTGCGTggtaaaaggcagagaaaggcagaCCTCTGTCCCCTGGGACAGCTGGCTGGGTGGCAATGCAGGGTGCACAAGTCACTGCTGAAGGCGCCGAGTCTGACAGTCAGGGTCCAGAGatggccagcaggtggctggaggCCAAGCAGAGGCCTGTGCTCTGGTGTGCAGCACTGGGAGGCCCCCAGCATGGAGGACACCAACTAGAAGCCAGGGAATCATGTTGAAAGTTCTGGCCAGGGCAGCCACAGGGTGTTGGGAAGAGCCCTGGGCCGGGGGCAGGGCACCAGGTGACCACACTGTCCCCTGCCACAGCCTGGTGGCTCACTGTTCTAAGAAGTGGCTTGGCAGGATTCAGAAGCCAGTTACTGCTTATGAACTCAGAAAAGGAGATGACTTAACAACACTGGGCCGCTCTTTCAGCCCGGCCATGACCACAGTGGGGATGGAAGTGAATGGTGACTCCTCTTCTTCCTGCCCAGAGCTCATGGACACCCCAGCCAAGCTGGCCTTGTCCCCGAAGGCAGGAATCCTGGGACGGCCAGGTAGGGCTCTCCCTCCCCCAGGCATCATTCCTTGGCATGCTGGTGGGAACAGGTCCTCCCCTCCCATAGCACCCTGCAGGGCATCCGCTCAGCGACCCGCCCCAAGCTGCCTTCCTGTCTTGCACAGTAGCAGCACAAGCTGCCACCTCCCTGGGGACCGCCAGCTGCAGGAGCCAGCCAAGGCGCCCAGCTGGGAATTTCCTGGCGCGTCTCTGGATTCCCAGGCCACACTTCTGTGAATGGGGCCACCAGATGGCAGGCAGCCGCTGCTGTTCCCAGACTTACACATCCAACCTGGGG includes the following:
- the MNT gene encoding max-binding protein MNT, with amino-acid sequence MDTQTSLPAAPGELKQDANALRGEERRENAELDGGSAPSVRRRLAARIPGRTRSPAAPGRPAPTRGGAEREGGKAARTAARPPPTRARATYGEGSSVRGKRPAPHPQYPGGNRVQCGYVSLIGLEGISSSASRAVGDGAGGSRWGNGRDLGLPAVWGAGGRSLGVSLSGRCGASQPPREERRRAPPLAPNSAAAARRGHGPESLKRKEKEYEHEMERLAREKIATQQRLAELKHELSQWMDVLEIDRVLRQTGQPEDDQASTSTASEGEDNIDEDMEEDRAGLGQPKLSHRPQPELLKSTLPPPSTAPAPLPPHPHPVALSPAHLPVQPPQQQPPPPAQQKTPLPAPPPPPAAPAPAQTLVPAPAHLVATAGGGPTVIAHTATTHASVIQTVNHVLQGPGGKHIAHIAPSAPSPAVQLAPATPPIGHITVHPATLNHVAHLGSQLPLYPQPVAVSQPVAVSHIAHTLSHQQVNGTAGLGPPATVMAKPAVGAQVVHHPQLVGQTVLNPVTMVTMPSFPVSTLKLA